Proteins encoded in a region of the Fusibacter sp. A1 genome:
- a CDS encoding B12-binding domain-containing radical SAM protein, which translates to MKKKLLMITPENKEINAFRKRQFNNFVQLTMPYLAAYVDEDQYEITLVDEYNQKIPYEKTFDLIAITVNTPNAIHCYEMARRLMGNGSKIVLGGPHATLLPFEAQQYCDFILIGEGEEIWPRFLNDFYHDRAKESYECTETPSLSKIPDARRDLITGRYLTKGAVFASRGCTHHCAYCNLKQIYCKEYRTRPIDEVIKEIEHIKSKYFVFWDDDFWGDTDHAKKLMVELIKLNKKWAAQVTLDTCIDDSLLKLAKESGCMYLFLGIESFSTQGLTSVNKTFNRVEDYEAIIKKIHNAGIAIQAGIIFGFDTDDKDVFKRTLEACENLGIDGATVSILTPFPRTPLHKKLLDEGRLKDVDWSHYNAKTRVTYLPKNMTEEELLEGFMWFRKKFYSFGSIIKRLKVSKTNIIHNLIINIGYKISR; encoded by the coding sequence ATGAAGAAAAAACTACTGATGATAACACCAGAAAATAAGGAAATCAACGCTTTTAGAAAAAGGCAGTTCAATAATTTTGTTCAACTCACAATGCCCTATCTAGCTGCATATGTCGATGAAGACCAATATGAGATCACATTGGTGGATGAATACAATCAAAAAATTCCATATGAGAAGACGTTTGACCTGATAGCCATAACTGTAAATACACCCAATGCCATACACTGTTATGAAATGGCTAGGCGACTGATGGGGAATGGAAGCAAAATAGTGCTTGGTGGACCGCATGCCACATTGCTGCCGTTTGAAGCTCAGCAGTACTGCGATTTCATCTTAATTGGTGAAGGAGAAGAAATCTGGCCTAGGTTTTTAAACGATTTTTATCATGACAGGGCAAAAGAATCTTATGAATGCACTGAGACCCCTTCGCTGAGCAAGATTCCGGATGCAAGAAGGGACCTGATCACAGGACGCTATCTGACAAAAGGTGCGGTCTTCGCTTCAAGGGGCTGTACACACCACTGTGCGTACTGCAATCTTAAGCAGATCTACTGCAAGGAATACAGAACGCGGCCGATTGATGAAGTCATTAAAGAAATTGAACACATCAAAAGCAAGTATTTTGTTTTTTGGGACGACGACTTCTGGGGTGACACCGACCATGCAAAAAAGCTGATGGTCGAACTTATAAAGCTTAATAAGAAGTGGGCGGCACAAGTCACGCTAGATACCTGCATTGATGATTCACTATTAAAACTCGCCAAGGAATCCGGATGTATGTACTTGTTTTTAGGGATAGAATCATTTTCTACCCAAGGACTAACTAGTGTGAACAAGACCTTTAACCGAGTCGAAGATTACGAAGCAATTATTAAAAAAATCCACAATGCGGGCATTGCGATACAGGCTGGCATCATCTTCGGCTTTGACACGGATGACAAGGACGTTTTTAAAAGAACGCTTGAAGCATGCGAGAACCTAGGCATCGATGGAGCCACAGTCAGCATATTGACACCCTTTCCACGGACTCCGCTTCATAAGAAATTATTGGACGAGGGCAGACTAAAAGACGTAGACTGGAGCCACTACAATGCCAAAACCAGAGTGACTTATCTACCAAAAAATATGACTGAAGAGGAACTACTGGAAGGTTTCATGTGGTTTAGGAAAAAATTCTACTCCTTTGGGTCAATCATAAAGCGGCTTAAAGTGTCAAAAACCAATATAATTCATAATCTGATTATCAATATTGGATATAAGATTTCTAGGTGA